In Streptomyces nodosus, one DNA window encodes the following:
- a CDS encoding ATP-binding protein translates to MSPHTTSSPHLLDRAVTHRAHRLELPAHRSSARVARRSVNAWLTAWRLPAEVISDAVLLVSELVTNAVIHTLSAHILCGVQRIADAGIRLEVHDQDVRGRDLPRSLPGAEDECGRGLVLVREIADSWGVDRSTVTGGNAVWATLTCPALPAPGRGVRSGIPSRR, encoded by the coding sequence GTGTCCCCCCACACGACTTCCTCCCCCCACCTCCTGGACCGCGCGGTCACCCACCGGGCCCACCGGCTGGAGCTTCCCGCGCACCGGTCCAGTGCCCGGGTGGCCCGACGTTCCGTGAACGCGTGGCTGACCGCATGGCGACTGCCCGCCGAGGTCATCTCCGACGCCGTCCTCCTGGTCTCGGAACTGGTCACCAACGCCGTGATCCATACGCTCAGCGCGCACATCCTGTGCGGTGTCCAGCGGATCGCGGATGCCGGCATCCGGCTGGAGGTGCACGATCAGGACGTCCGGGGACGGGACCTGCCGCGGAGTCTGCCGGGGGCCGAGGACGAATGCGGCCGGGGCCTGGTGCTGGTGCGGGAGATCGCGGACTCCTGGGGGGTCGACCGGTCGACGGTCACCGGGGGGAACGCCGTATGGGCGACCCTGACCTGCCCAGCCCTGCCCGCTCCGGGCAGGGGGGTCCGGAGCGGGATCCCTTCCCGCCGATGA
- a CDS encoding DUF397 domain-containing protein yields MSILDGLVYNGMPAADLGDQGWECPWSGPNGGQCVETKQLADGRVAVRQSTDPAGPALIYTPEEIAAFVAGVKMGLADHLAAG; encoded by the coding sequence ATGAGCATCCTCGACGGCCTTGTCTACAACGGTATGCCCGCGGCGGACCTGGGCGATCAGGGCTGGGAGTGTCCGTGGAGCGGCCCCAACGGGGGCCAGTGCGTGGAGACCAAGCAACTGGCGGACGGCCGGGTGGCGGTGCGGCAGTCGACCGATCCCGCGGGTCCCGCGCTGATCTATACGCCGGAGGAGATCGCCGCGTTCGTCGCGGGGGTCAAGATGGGCCTCGCCGACCATCTGGCGGCCGGCTGA
- a CDS encoding ATP-binding protein, producing MSDLLRAPAEIKYAEELDWLESVDDGPKPFSWRLSPKMVRLFILGSERADGIDREISQKWFGDRSFVERSIVTLASDRGLLLIGDPGTGKSWLAELLSAAISRNSTLVVQGTAGTTEDHIKYSWNVSMVIAKGQSRESMIPSPIMTAMEQGSIGRFEELTRSTSDVQDALISILSEKYISVPELDSDNIVFAKPGFSVIATANSRDRGVNDLSSALKRRFNFVRIPVVTNKKSEAEIVRFRTEELLRRHRIELDVPPTLLDVLLQSFADLRASAAAAGSDDERLESALSTAEQIGVLEDAILHSNFFGARTLTARTLASSLVGSLARRDPEDLAILNKYLHGVVEPRSKEAGGSWPEFLEGGRDAIATLS from the coding sequence ATGTCCGACCTGTTGCGCGCCCCCGCCGAGATCAAGTACGCCGAGGAGCTGGACTGGCTGGAGTCCGTCGACGACGGCCCCAAGCCCTTCTCCTGGCGTCTGTCCCCGAAGATGGTCCGACTGTTCATCCTGGGCTCCGAGCGTGCCGACGGGATCGACCGGGAGATCTCCCAGAAGTGGTTCGGTGACCGCAGCTTCGTCGAGCGCTCCATCGTGACCCTCGCCTCCGACCGTGGACTGCTGCTCATAGGGGACCCCGGCACCGGCAAGAGCTGGCTGGCCGAGCTGCTGTCCGCCGCGATCTCCCGCAACTCCACGCTTGTGGTGCAGGGCACGGCCGGCACCACCGAGGACCACATCAAATACTCCTGGAACGTGTCGATGGTGATCGCCAAGGGCCAGTCGCGGGAGTCGATGATCCCTTCCCCGATCATGACCGCGATGGAGCAGGGCTCGATCGGCCGCTTCGAGGAACTCACCCGTTCCACCAGTGACGTCCAGGACGCGCTGATCTCGATCCTCTCGGAGAAGTACATCTCCGTCCCGGAACTGGACAGCGACAACATCGTGTTCGCCAAGCCCGGGTTCTCCGTCATCGCCACCGCCAACAGCCGTGACCGGGGCGTCAACGATCTGTCCTCGGCACTCAAGCGCCGCTTCAACTTCGTACGCATCCCGGTGGTGACCAACAAGAAGAGCGAGGCGGAGATCGTCCGCTTCCGCACCGAGGAACTGCTGCGCCGCCACCGGATCGAACTGGACGTACCGCCGACACTGCTGGATGTGCTGCTGCAGAGCTTCGCCGATCTGCGCGCCTCCGCCGCCGCGGCCGGCAGCGACGACGAGAGGCTGGAGTCCGCGCTGTCCACCGCCGAGCAGATCGGCGTGCTGGAGGACGCGATCCTGCACAGCAACTTCTTTGGCGCGCGCACCCTGACCGCCCGGACACTCGCCTCCTCGCTCGTGGGCTCGCTGGCGCGCCGCGACCCCGAGGACCTGGCCATCCTCAACAAGTACCTGCACGGCGTCGTCGAGCCGCGCAGCAAGGAGGCCGGGGGATCCTGGCCGGAGTTCCTCGAGGGCGGCCGCGACGCGATCGCCACCCTGTCATGA
- a CDS encoding LLM class F420-dependent oxidoreductase, protein MKFGISTFITDQGIRPVPLGKALEARAFDSLFIAEHSHIPVDRESPYPGGGELPEIYYRTLDPFVALSAIGVVTERLLLATGIALIPERDPLMTAKEVATLDLLSGGRAILGVGIGWNREEMRNHGTDPSTRGRLTDERLGAITQLWTTEKAEFHGDFVDFDPVYSWPKPVQRPHPPIYVGGGEGAFARVVRYGDAWLANGVPPEQLGPQIERLRSLAGRDVPVTVYGVPGDQGQVEGYLALGVERVLFSLPTVPEGETLEELDRLAEVAARYR, encoded by the coding sequence GTGAAATTCGGAATCTCGACCTTCATCACCGATCAGGGCATCCGCCCGGTCCCGCTCGGCAAGGCGCTGGAGGCGCGGGCCTTCGACTCTCTGTTCATCGCCGAGCACTCGCACATCCCGGTCGACCGCGAGTCCCCCTACCCGGGCGGAGGTGAGCTGCCGGAGATCTACTACCGCACCCTCGACCCCTTCGTCGCCCTGAGCGCGATCGGTGTGGTGACCGAGCGGCTGCTGCTGGCCACCGGGATCGCGCTGATCCCGGAGCGGGACCCCTTGATGACGGCCAAGGAGGTGGCCACGCTCGATCTGCTCTCGGGGGGCCGGGCGATCCTCGGGGTCGGCATCGGCTGGAACCGTGAGGAGATGCGCAACCACGGCACCGATCCGTCGACCCGTGGGCGGCTCACCGACGAGCGGCTGGGCGCCATCACCCAGCTGTGGACCACGGAGAAGGCCGAGTTCCACGGCGACTTCGTGGATTTCGACCCCGTCTACTCCTGGCCCAAGCCGGTCCAGCGCCCCCACCCTCCGATCTATGTCGGCGGAGGCGAGGGCGCCTTTGCGCGGGTGGTGCGGTACGGCGACGCATGGCTGGCCAACGGAGTGCCGCCGGAGCAGCTCGGTCCGCAGATCGAGCGGCTGCGCTCCCTCGCCGGGCGGGATGTGCCGGTGACGGTGTACGGGGTCCCCGGCGACCAAGGGCAGGTCGAGGGCTATCTCGCCCTGGGCGTGGAGCGAGTGCTGTTCTCTCTGCCGACGGTGCCGGAGGGCGAGACGCTGGAGGAACTCGACCGGCTGGCCGAGGTGGCCGCCCGCTACCGCTGA
- a CDS encoding DNA polymerase III subunit beta family protein yields the protein MRSIGEMARDSGLGVSALRFYDRAGVLIPAWVDPVSGYRWYEPEQLDEARLLARLRRAAMPLADIRLVLAGWSGTDTDLVRTLLQAHLRRLERGLSDARREVSTLRALLDLREKNPMTSLRTPALGLSVPASALAAALDAVRFAVTEDPELPMLGGVLFDIEGEALHVVATDRYRMAVARAVATGHEGSRVQALVPAPLVDAMRALLTGEGPVRLAVDGDRMTLEAGDRQVAGPCLDHDFPDYRRLLRLPAGRRAAVDVPALRNELETGPVRRVEAPEKGGTSGDVSVLSVKDDGTVGVREDREGGDQDQNRVGVDRAFLLQALAAGGRDRLILELGAPTAPVAIRRPDDEDTFSVLMPVRLED from the coding sequence ATGCGCAGTATCGGGGAGATGGCCCGGGACAGCGGACTGGGCGTGAGTGCGCTCCGGTTCTACGACCGTGCCGGGGTCCTGATCCCCGCCTGGGTGGATCCGGTGAGCGGCTACCGCTGGTACGAGCCCGAACAGCTCGACGAGGCACGGCTGTTGGCCCGGTTGCGGCGGGCCGCCATGCCGTTGGCGGACATCCGGCTGGTGCTGGCCGGCTGGTCCGGCACCGACACGGATCTGGTGCGCACGCTGCTTCAGGCGCATCTGCGCCGTCTCGAACGGGGGTTGTCCGACGCCCGCCGTGAGGTCTCCACGCTCCGAGCCCTACTCGACTTGAGGGAGAAGAACCCCATGACATCGCTTCGCACCCCCGCCCTCGGGCTGTCCGTCCCCGCGTCCGCGCTGGCCGCCGCGTTGGACGCGGTGCGGTTCGCGGTCACCGAGGACCCCGAACTGCCCATGCTCGGCGGTGTCCTGTTCGACATCGAGGGCGAGGCACTGCACGTCGTGGCCACCGACCGCTATCGGATGGCGGTGGCCCGAGCGGTCGCGACCGGGCACGAGGGATCCCGTGTCCAGGCCCTGGTGCCCGCCCCGCTCGTGGATGCGATGCGGGCCCTGCTCACCGGCGAGGGACCGGTCCGGCTCGCCGTGGACGGCGACCGGATGACATTGGAGGCCGGGGACCGTCAGGTGGCCGGCCCGTGCCTGGACCACGACTTCCCCGACTATCGCCGGCTCCTCCGACTGCCCGCGGGCCGCCGGGCAGCCGTCGATGTGCCCGCCCTCCGGAACGAGCTGGAGACCGGGCCCGTCCGCAGGGTCGAGGCGCCGGAGAAGGGTGGGACGTCCGGCGATGTGAGCGTGCTCTCGGTGAAGGACGACGGCACGGTGGGCGTCCGCGAGGACCGCGAGGGCGGTGACCAGGACCAGAACCGCGTCGGCGTCGACCGTGCGTTTCTGCTCCAGGCGTTGGCCGCCGGTGGCCGGGACCGGCTGATCCTGGAACTCGGCGCCCCGACGGCCCCCGTCGCGATCCGCCGCCCGGACGACGAGGACACGTTCTCGGTCCTGATGCCGGTGCGTCTGGAGGACTGA
- a CDS encoding SAM-dependent methyltransferase — MSNSNAARDIDTSRPHSARMYDYYLGGKDHFEVDKQAAETVADAYPGIFVCARENRAFMHRATRVLAREHGIRQWLDIGTGIPTEPNLHQVAQSVVPEARVVYADNDPLVLKYAERLMRSTPQGRTTYIEADVNAPRTLLEAPELAEVLDLSRPVALSLNALMHFVTDAQDPYGIVRRLLDFLPSGSALALSHCTPDFDPGTWEKVTAIYTGAGTPVQFRPRDDVARFFDGLELLDPGVTVGHRWRPDAGQGASGSAKAPTDAEVSLWTGVGIKP; from the coding sequence ATGAGCAACTCAAACGCCGCCCGGGACATCGACACCAGCAGGCCGCACTCGGCCCGCATGTACGACTACTACCTGGGCGGCAAGGACCACTTCGAGGTCGACAAGCAGGCGGCCGAGACGGTCGCGGACGCCTATCCCGGCATCTTTGTGTGCGCCCGTGAGAACCGCGCCTTCATGCACCGTGCCACCCGGGTCCTCGCCCGGGAGCACGGCATCCGTCAGTGGCTGGACATCGGCACCGGTATCCCCACCGAGCCGAACCTGCACCAGGTGGCCCAGTCGGTGGTTCCCGAGGCCCGGGTGGTCTACGCCGACAACGATCCTCTGGTACTCAAGTACGCCGAGCGGCTGATGCGCAGTACGCCCCAGGGCCGCACCACCTATATCGAGGCCGACGTCAACGCGCCCCGGACTCTGCTGGAGGCGCCCGAACTGGCGGAGGTCCTGGACCTGAGCCGGCCGGTGGCGCTGTCCCTGAACGCCCTGATGCACTTCGTCACCGACGCCCAGGACCCGTACGGCATCGTGCGCCGGCTGCTGGACTTCCTGCCCTCGGGCAGCGCTCTGGCGCTGAGCCACTGCACACCCGACTTCGACCCGGGGACCTGGGAGAAGGTCACCGCCATCTACACCGGTGCCGGGACGCCCGTACAGTTCCGCCCCCGGGACGATGTCGCCCGCTTCTTCGACGGACTCGAACTGCTCGACCCCGGGGTCACCGTCGGCCACCGCTGGCGCCCCGACGCGGGTCAGGGCGCCTCCGGCTCGGCCAAGGCGCCGACCGACGCCGAGGTCAGCCTGTGGACCGGAGTGGGCATCAAGCCGTAA
- a CDS encoding lipoate--protein ligase family protein has translation MHGEYKVPGGKLVVVDLDDRDGVLRDVRVAGDFFLEPDEALLAVDRALEGAGVDTDAAELARRIEAGLPEGTVMYGITPEGVAVAVRRALARATDWSDYDWQLIHEQPQSPALHMALDEVITTEVAAGHRPPTLRVWEWGGPAVVIGSFQSLRNEVDTEAARHHGMTVVRRISGGGAMFVEPGNTITYSLSVPASLVSGLSFADSYAYLDDWVLEALDDMGIKAWYQPLNDIATDAGKIAGAAQKRMVGPDGGPGAVLHHVTMSYDIDADKMVQVLRIGQEKLSDKGTRSAGKRVDPLRRQTGLSREAVIDRMIRSFRARHGLTAGGLTGQERERAEELAAAKFSSPEWTARVP, from the coding sequence ATGCACGGCGAGTACAAGGTTCCCGGCGGCAAGCTGGTGGTGGTCGATCTGGACGACCGCGACGGCGTGCTGCGCGACGTCCGGGTCGCCGGGGACTTCTTCCTCGAACCCGATGAGGCACTGCTCGCCGTCGACCGGGCCCTGGAGGGCGCCGGCGTGGACACGGATGCCGCCGAGCTCGCCCGGCGCATCGAGGCGGGGCTTCCCGAGGGCACCGTCATGTACGGCATCACCCCGGAAGGCGTCGCCGTCGCCGTGCGCCGCGCCCTCGCCCGGGCGACGGACTGGTCCGACTACGACTGGCAGCTCATCCATGAACAGCCCCAGTCGCCCGCCCTCCATATGGCGCTCGACGAGGTCATCACCACTGAGGTCGCCGCGGGGCACCGGCCGCCCACCCTCCGTGTCTGGGAGTGGGGAGGCCCGGCGGTCGTCATCGGGAGCTTCCAGTCGCTGCGGAACGAGGTCGACACGGAGGCCGCCCGGCACCACGGGATGACCGTGGTGCGCCGCATCTCCGGCGGCGGGGCCATGTTCGTGGAACCCGGCAACACCATCACCTACTCGCTCTCCGTGCCTGCCTCCCTGGTGTCCGGGCTGTCGTTCGCCGACTCCTACGCCTACCTCGACGACTGGGTCCTGGAGGCCCTCGACGACATGGGGATCAAGGCCTGGTACCAGCCCCTCAACGACATCGCCACCGATGCCGGCAAGATCGCGGGGGCCGCGCAGAAGCGCATGGTCGGCCCGGACGGCGGTCCGGGCGCGGTCCTTCACCATGTGACCATGTCCTACGACATCGACGCCGACAAGATGGTCCAGGTGCTGCGCATCGGCCAGGAGAAGCTGTCCGACAAGGGCACCCGCAGCGCCGGAAAGCGCGTCGACCCGCTGAGGCGGCAGACCGGCCTCTCCCGTGAGGCCGTCATCGACCGTATGATCCGCTCGTTCCGTGCGCGCCACGGCCTGACCGCCGGCGGTCTCACCGGTCAGGAGCGCGAGCGCGCCGAGGAGCTGGCGGCGGCCAAGTTCTCCTCCCCGGAATGGACCGCCCGCGTTCCCTGA
- a CDS encoding NAD(+)/NADH kinase produces MSIDRLGLVVHGGRPEAVSGARIVRDWCTRHGIGCVDIDVWQGQGSRLSAHEEARSAGNPDLIVTLGGDGTFLRGARIAAHSDSRVLGVDVGRVGFLTETPVAEVERALDAVQAGKSACEERMVLMMRASKLLEIPTHMEEVLCYGRGPALPRPEQRAPSQGAGEDSWGLALDVTALNDVVVEKLARDHQVSVGVYIAGRLLASYSADGVIVATPTGSTAYSFAAGGPVLSPRMRALVFTPVAPHMAFNRTVIAAADEPVALCVLPHSGRAVVSVDGQPRGILDPGDWIGVAASPRPLRLVRLAPANFYGRLRDRMRLTDAPATALDGEASPMFRPASPFPDDMGHLQLPPPSP; encoded by the coding sequence ATGTCGATCGATCGCTTGGGGCTGGTGGTGCACGGAGGCCGCCCGGAAGCGGTGTCCGGAGCCCGGATCGTGCGCGACTGGTGCACGCGGCACGGCATCGGCTGTGTCGACATCGATGTGTGGCAGGGCCAGGGCAGCCGTCTCAGCGCCCATGAGGAGGCGCGATCCGCGGGCAACCCCGACCTCATCGTGACCCTCGGCGGCGACGGCACCTTTCTGCGCGGTGCACGCATCGCGGCGCACAGCGACAGCCGGGTCCTCGGCGTCGACGTGGGCAGAGTCGGCTTTCTGACCGAGACCCCGGTCGCCGAGGTGGAGCGGGCGCTGGACGCCGTACAGGCGGGGAAGTCCGCCTGCGAGGAACGCATGGTGCTGATGATGCGGGCCTCCAAGCTGCTGGAGATACCCACCCATATGGAGGAGGTGCTGTGCTACGGGCGCGGGCCGGCGCTCCCGCGGCCCGAGCAGCGGGCCCCGTCGCAGGGGGCGGGGGAGGACTCCTGGGGGCTCGCCCTGGACGTCACCGCGCTCAACGACGTCGTGGTGGAGAAGCTGGCCCGGGACCACCAGGTCAGTGTGGGTGTCTATATCGCCGGCCGGCTGCTGGCCTCCTACTCGGCCGACGGAGTCATCGTGGCCACGCCGACCGGCTCGACCGCCTACAGTTTCGCGGCCGGGGGACCGGTGCTCTCGCCCCGGATGCGCGCTCTGGTCTTCACCCCCGTGGCCCCGCACATGGCCTTCAACCGCACGGTGATCGCCGCCGCGGACGAGCCGGTCGCGCTGTGTGTGCTGCCCCATTCCGGGCGCGCCGTGGTCAGCGTCGACGGGCAGCCGCGCGGGATCCTCGATCCCGGGGACTGGATCGGGGTGGCCGCGTCACCCCGCCCGCTGCGCCTGGTCAGGCTCGCCCCCGCCAATTTCTACGGCCGGCTGCGGGACCGTATGAGGCTCACGGACGCCCCCGCGACGGCACTGGACGGCGAGGCCTCACCGATGTTCCGGCCCGCGAGCCCGTTCCCCGACGACATGGGCCACCTCCAGCTGCCCCCGCCGTCCCCCTGA
- a CDS encoding vWA domain-containing protein — MTDHTTAHPTGHTVEGNPEADPEVNRRQVLYWRLLARLFDQEEQTTLESASLAVVEDIGLPPALLDPDTAIDSLVQRHPELAAEFDGLMVPEAEPGTGADEDGARDRAAEVRRAALVSKVLLNVFASGSGTVTAGQLARWQSDAGWLERALGCAPGELRGGRPGARAGGVSPTGTGGRGPTPDLSRLIPAIGPELGAIEADLVRRMRLREVLADPGLAARLTPSMSLIEQLLRDKNNLSGVALANAKALIRRFVDEVADVLRTQVEKASVGAIDRSVPPKRVFRNLDLDRTIWKNLTNWSPEEERLYVDRLYYRHTARRTTPQRLIVVVDQSGSMVDSMVNCTILASIFAGLPKVDVHLVAYDTQALDLTPWVHDPFETLLRTDLGGGTDGTVAMALAQPKIAEPRNTVVVWISDFYEWRAEPLFESMAAIHRSGARFIPVGSVTSSGRGSVNPWFRERFKDLGTPVISGHIRKLVHELKTFLT; from the coding sequence ATGACCGATCACACCACCGCTCACCCCACCGGGCACACCGTCGAAGGGAACCCCGAGGCGGATCCGGAGGTGAACCGCCGCCAGGTGCTGTACTGGCGACTGCTCGCCCGCCTCTTCGATCAGGAGGAGCAGACGACGCTCGAGTCCGCGAGTCTCGCCGTCGTCGAGGACATCGGTCTGCCGCCCGCGCTGCTGGACCCGGACACCGCCATCGACTCCCTGGTACAACGCCACCCCGAGCTGGCCGCCGAGTTCGACGGCCTGATGGTTCCCGAGGCCGAGCCCGGTACCGGCGCGGACGAGGACGGCGCACGCGATCGCGCCGCCGAAGTCAGGCGCGCCGCACTGGTGTCGAAGGTGCTGCTCAATGTGTTCGCCTCCGGCTCCGGCACGGTCACCGCCGGGCAACTGGCCCGCTGGCAGTCCGACGCCGGCTGGCTGGAGCGCGCGCTCGGCTGCGCACCCGGTGAGTTGCGCGGCGGCCGCCCCGGTGCGAGGGCCGGCGGAGTGAGCCCCACCGGCACGGGAGGCCGCGGCCCGACCCCCGACCTCAGCCGCCTCATCCCGGCGATCGGGCCCGAACTCGGAGCCATCGAGGCCGACCTCGTCCGCCGGATGCGGCTGCGCGAGGTGCTCGCCGACCCCGGGCTCGCCGCCCGGCTCACCCCGAGCATGTCACTGATCGAGCAACTGCTGCGCGACAAGAACAACCTGTCGGGTGTCGCCCTGGCCAACGCCAAGGCCCTGATACGCCGCTTCGTCGACGAGGTCGCCGATGTGCTGCGCACACAGGTCGAGAAGGCGTCCGTGGGCGCGATCGACCGCTCGGTGCCGCCCAAGCGGGTCTTCCGCAATCTGGACCTCGACCGCACGATCTGGAAGAACCTCACCAACTGGAGCCCGGAGGAGGAGCGGCTGTATGTGGACCGCCTCTACTACCGCCACACCGCTCGCAGGACGACACCCCAGCGGCTGATCGTGGTCGTGGACCAGTCGGGCTCGATGGTCGACTCCATGGTCAACTGCACGATCCTGGCGTCGATCTTCGCCGGGCTGCCGAAGGTGGACGTGCATCTGGTCGCCTACGACACCCAGGCCCTCGACCTCACCCCCTGGGTGCACGACCCCTTCGAGACCCTGCTGCGGACCGACCTCGGCGGCGGCACCGACGGCACGGTCGCCATGGCCCTGGCCCAGCCGAAGATCGCCGAACCGCGGAACACCGTGGTGGTCTGGATCTCCGACTTCTATGAATGGCGCGCCGAGCCGCTGTTCGAGAGCATGGCGGCCATCCATCGCTCCGGGGCCAGATTCATCCCCGTCGGTTCGGTCACCAGCTCCGGCCGCGGCAGCGTCAACCCATGGTTCCGGGAGCGCTTCAAGGACCTCGGAACGCCGGTGATCTCCGGCCATATCCGCAAGCTGGTCCATGAGCTCAAGACGTTTCTGACCTAG
- a CDS encoding helix-turn-helix domain-containing protein: protein MSETRSGSGTSAPTVLRMILGRRLQEMRQGAGVSLEDAAKALRVKSLTVRRLEKAEVGLKPLYVEKLLETYGAGRQEIDEFVAMAEQANEPGWWHAYRDVLPNWFTAYVSLESGAKTLRTYEPHYVTGLLQTPAYARAVLRGGFPNEDDPGLERRVNLRLRRQSLLEAPDAPTLWVVMEEAVLHRVVGGPKVMREQIDRLLEVSELAHVSLDIVPFTAGAHLGACAPFTYFRFEEPELPDIVYSEILSASMYLDQRSDVAAHLEAHNRMSLLTSSMDSKALLHRMRKEYS from the coding sequence GTGAGCGAGACTCGTTCGGGTTCCGGCACCAGTGCACCCACGGTTCTGCGCATGATCCTCGGCAGGCGGCTGCAGGAGATGCGGCAGGGCGCCGGGGTGTCGCTGGAGGACGCCGCCAAGGCCTTACGGGTGAAGTCGCTGACCGTCCGCCGCCTGGAGAAGGCGGAGGTCGGACTCAAGCCTCTCTATGTGGAGAAGCTGCTGGAGACCTACGGGGCCGGCCGTCAGGAGATCGACGAGTTCGTGGCCATGGCGGAGCAGGCCAATGAACCGGGCTGGTGGCATGCGTACCGCGATGTGCTGCCCAACTGGTTCACCGCCTATGTGAGCCTGGAGTCGGGCGCGAAGACCCTGCGGACGTACGAGCCGCACTATGTCACAGGGCTGCTGCAGACCCCTGCCTACGCACGCGCCGTGCTGCGCGGGGGCTTCCCGAACGAGGACGACCCCGGCCTGGAGCGCCGGGTGAATCTGCGGCTGCGGCGGCAGAGTCTGCTGGAGGCACCGGACGCGCCCACGCTGTGGGTGGTGATGGAGGAGGCCGTCCTGCACCGGGTGGTGGGCGGCCCAAAGGTGATGCGGGAGCAGATCGACCGGCTCCTGGAGGTATCGGAGCTGGCCCATGTCAGCCTCGACATCGTCCCGTTCACGGCGGGGGCCCATCTGGGTGCCTGCGCGCCGTTCACCTACTTCCGGTTCGAGGAGCCGGAGCTGCCGGACATCGTGTACAGCGAGATCCTCTCCGCCTCCATGTATCTGGACCAGCGCTCCGACGTCGCCGCGCATCTGGAGGCGCACAACCGCATGTCCCTGCTGACCTCGTCCATGGACAGCAAGGCACTCTTGCACCGCATGCGCAAGGAGTACTCATGA
- a CDS encoding DUF6131 family protein encodes MIILGVVLLIVGLIAHIAVLWTIGVVLVVVGAVLFLLGSMGRAVFGRRHYW; translated from the coding sequence ATGATCATCCTAGGGGTCGTCCTGCTGATCGTGGGGCTCATCGCGCATATCGCCGTCCTGTGGACCATCGGGGTCGTCCTGGTCGTCGTAGGAGCGGTCCTGTTTCTCCTCGGCTCCATGGGGCGCGCGGTCTTCGGGCGGCGCCATTACTGGTGA
- a CDS encoding ferredoxin, with translation MRVVVDLNKCQGYAQCAFLAPDVFALHGEESLVYDPCAGDEQRAQLARAVAACPVGAITADGTDDGAAPSAGPVRGTSDDR, from the coding sequence ATGAGAGTTGTCGTCGATCTCAACAAGTGCCAGGGATACGCCCAGTGCGCGTTTCTCGCTCCGGACGTCTTCGCACTGCACGGCGAGGAGTCGCTGGTCTACGACCCCTGTGCCGGGGACGAGCAGCGGGCGCAGTTGGCGCGTGCCGTCGCCGCCTGCCCGGTGGGCGCCATCACCGCCGACGGCACGGACGACGGGGCCGCGCCGTCGGCCGGGCCCGTGCGGGGGACGTCCGATGACCGTTGA
- a CDS encoding DUF6417 family protein, with translation MDDYRHIELDGIAFVPAERTTERLALLSRDEAHDLLRLLSTIAEEGGPMSVEAGRLAREIAARIPSEN, from the coding sequence ATGGACGACTACCGCCACATCGAACTCGACGGCATCGCGTTCGTACCCGCCGAGCGCACGACCGAGCGGCTGGCCCTGCTGAGCCGGGACGAGGCGCACGATCTGCTGCGGCTGCTGTCGACGATCGCCGAGGAAGGCGGCCCGATGTCCGTCGAGGCGGGGCGGCTGGCGCGGGAGATCGCGGCCCGCATCCCCTCGGAGAACTGA